GGGCGCGCTGGATCCCCTGCCCGCAGATATCGCCCTCCATGATGCGGGCACTTCCGGCATGGACGTGATTTTTAAGGCCCGCGATTGTCGGCAACTTATCATTGTGGATGCGTGCCGGACGGGCAGCGATCCGGGAGCGGTGTTCAGGTTGCCTGGCAGCGAGCTGGAATTGCCTCATACCCCGACCCTCACATTGCACGACTTTCGCTGGGAACATGCGCTTTATGCCGGAAAGCGCATGTTTGGGGAGCGATTTCCCGAGCGAGTAACCGTCTTTTTGGTAGAGGGTACTGATTTCGGTTTTGGCGACGGGCTCACACCACCCGTGGAGAGAGCGATCCCCGCAGTGTTAGCCCAGGTGAAAGCAGCGCTGGTCGAGCTGGAAACAGTCTCATGACTGAGAATGTTGTCAATCTTCTGTTGAAGGATGGGTACCTTTTTATTCCCGCGCCCGTTTATCGCGATGCCATGGCTGATCTCCGGGCGGTTGCCGTGCTCTGGCGATCGGCATGTTTGCATTTGATCCCCTTACATCCTGGTAGTGTCGGTGGCTTTTTGTTGAAACGTCGCAATCTTGCCGGCGATCGGGTGGTCGATCTTCGCCTCTTCCTGCGGGAGCATGAACTGCAGGAGAACTACGAGGGGGTTCTCTCCTTTCTGTGGATGCCGGAACAGGGAGCGTGGCAGACGATGCAGCTGTGTCCAGAGTTGTCTTGATAAGTAACTTATCATATATGTAATTGTGCTTGACAGCTCTGCTTTCTACGCTATACTACGGTTGTAAATAAACATTACAGTGTGCGTTCCATTCGGAGGTCTTTCATGTCCAGTACTTTGGCAGAAACGGAATATCAGGTCGCCTTGAGAACCGCTCGGGATGACAACATTCCGGCTGGAGAACGTGCGGAAATGCTCATGGAAATCGCGCTGGGTCTGCAGCGGCACCCGCGCCGACCGGAGGATCTCGAGCAGGTCAACGATCTATACAAAGAAGGTTTACAGGTTTGCCCGGATGGGGACGCCTTGCTACGGGCACGGCTATTGGCCGGACAGGCAACTGCCTTGCTGGCAACGCCCGGCGATACCCGGGTGCTTGAAGAAGCTGTCGCTTGTCTGCGCAGTGCGTTACCAGTACTGCAGACCTTGGGGAACGCCGAGGAGGTTGCCGAAACCGAGATGAACGAGGGACTGGCCCTACAAGGACTCGCTGTGGCGGGGAAGGTCCCGTTTCCAGATGCCGTAACGAAGTATCACAGCGCCTTACGCGTTTTTACTGCGGATAAATTCCCGCGCGAATATGCGATCATCCATAACAATCTGGCTACCGCCTATCTGTCCATGACTATGGGTGATGAGGCTTCCAAAATGCGTGAGGCACTGGCCGTCCAATCCTATGAGTCTGCGTTGCGTGCTGTCACCCTTGACGCTCATCCGACGGAATACGCCATGCTGCAAAACAACCTCGGTAATGCGCTGCAGTACAGCAGCAGTGCGCATCCGGTCGAAAATAATCTGCGTGCCCTGGAAGCCTATCGGGAGGCCTTGCGGGTACGGACCCCCAAAGAGCGACCGGAGGAATATGCAAACACCATCAGCAATATGGCCAATGCGCTGAGGAACCTGCCCGACGACCCAGAGCACCCGGAGCTCGGCAAGATTCGTAATCTGGGTGAGGCGGTCAGGTTATATGAGACCGCAGAAAAGATCTTCATGGAAATGGGGGAAATGGATAAGTCAAGGTTAGTCCGTGTGGCTCTGGACGAAACCCTGGCACTGGTACGCGAACATGGATCTGTACATTAACTGGGAAAATATCGGAGAGCACCTATGTCGGCACTGAACGCGTTCGACGGTCAACAGGTACAGGCGATCGTCATTCTATGGATTTTGCTGGGTGGATTGGTCGGAGTGTTGGCGGGGGCTGTGTCGGGGATGCTGATCGGCGGCAAAAAGCTGGGCGATTACAAATTGGCGGCAATGATGGGGGGCATGTATGCGGTGATGCCCGTCATTCCCGGCGTGGTCTTGGGTACGATTATCCTTGTACTGATCTGAAGTCGGGGGAGACCCAAAGGAGGAGGACATTATGTGGGACATGATATGGAACTCGGCAGGATTGTTCCTGCGCGGAAAGCTGTTCAAAGATACCCGGCTGGTTCTGATGCTGCTGGCGGCCAACATCATCTTGGCTGCTGTGGTCGTCGTTGCCGGACATTTAGCCGGCATTCCGTATCTGGTGGATTGTCTGGTTGCTGGCCTCCTGTGTGGCGCCCTGCAACCCATCCTTTTTTTGAATTTGAAGTACGCATGACATGGCGACGTCACCCGTGCCTGAGGACATTGAAAGCAGGGAAGCAGATACCCTGACGGAAGATATCGCCCGATTGGGCAGCCTCGAAAAAATCATACAGGGATGGGATGAAACACAGCAAAGAACGGTGCTGGCACTGCGCAATGGCTGGGAGGCGATTTACAGGGAATGTTTGCGGCGTCTTATTCGTACCGTGCAGAATGCCCCACAGGGGGCCACCGGCTTGCGGGAAGCTGCAGCAGATCCGTATGTCTATGCGGTGCTGCGGACCCTGAGTCTGGTTCGGCCCTCCCTGCAGGAACGCATCGAAGCGGCGCTGGATAGTGTGCGGCCAGGTCTGGAAGGCCATGGCGGCAATGTCGAACTGGTCGAACTGCGTCCGCCCGATACTGTAGTTTTGCGCTTGCTGGGGTCTTGTCACGGTTGCCCATCTTCCTCACTGACCCTGTCGGAAGGGGTGGAGAAAGCAATCCGCGAGGCCTGCCCGGAAATATGTCATATTGAAACGGTAGGTCGTCAACATGCCGCCACCGCGCCGATCGGCGAAGGAACTGAACAGCGTATCAGCCCCTTCGCCATTGGCGGGCGTCATCCCTGGCTGCCGGCCCTGCGGCTGGAGGACCTGCCGCGAAATAGCCTGCTCGCTCGGGAGGTCCTTTCCGACGCCCTGCTGTTCTGGCGCGATCCCGAAGGAGATGTGCACTGTTACCGCAATGCCTGCGCCCATCTGGGTATGCCTCTTGATGAGGGAGAGATAGATCCAGTCGGTGTTCTGACTTGTCCGCATCACGGATTCCAGTTTGCGTTGGAGAGCGGAGAATGTCTGACGATACCCGAAATCCAGTTGGAGCCCTGGGCGGTGCGGATGGTCGATGGTGAGATCCAGGTGAGGAGGAATCATGACTGAATATACCCTACCCCTGAGTGCCGCTATCCGGAACCGGCCAACCGCCATCTCTTCGGAGCAGTTGCTGGTGGGGGCGGGGGCGAGGGTCATCCTGGGGGAGCAGGTACAGCCCAGGGGGGTCGTCGTTCCTGTCGTTCCTTCCGCGCGGACGCTTTTCGGCCCGCGCGGTGCCAGCCTCATGGCTGACGGATCTCTTTGGGTGGCTGATACCGGCCATCATCGCTTGCTGGGGTGGCCCACGCTACCCGCAGCCGATGGCCAACCTGCCACTTGGCTCATTGGTCAGCCAGACTTTGAACGGGACGGGGGGCGCAACGCCCACGGTCCCGTCGGCGCGGCATCGCTGAATGTTCCCACCGGGATCTGTCCGGTTGGCAACGGGATGGCGGTGGCGGACGTCTGGAACCATCGGGTGCTGATCTGGAATGAAGTGCCTCATGAAAGCCATGCTCCGGCGGATCTGGTTCTCGGCCAAAGCGATTTTGTGTCGGCGGAAATCAATCGCGGTGCGCCCCAACCATCCGCGTCTAGCTTATACTGGCCCTATGGGGTCTTTTGGGATGGTGCTAGGCTTTATATCGCGGATTCTGGTAACCGCCGCGTCCTCTGGTGGGAGGGCATTCCCACGGAAAAAGGACAACCCGCGGACGGTGTCCTGGGCCAGGCGGATTTTCATTGCCGGGACGAGAACGGAGGTCACGAAGCGGACGCCATGAGCATGCGCTGGCCCCATGCGGTAACCCATTTCGGGGATTGGCTGGCCATGGGGGATGCGGGGAACAACCGGGTGCTGCTCTGGCGTGGGGCACCACAGCGCAATGGCCAGGTGGCCGATATGGTCCTCGGTCAGCCTGACTTTGCTCAGAACGCCCACAATCGCGGTAATTACTTCCCCAATGCGGCCTGTTTCAATATGCCCTATGGCGTGACCGCCACGGGAAACTGGCTGATCGTGGCGGATACGGCCAACAGCCGACTGCTGGGCTGGCAGGCGGACGATCTGGTGACGGGCGCTCCGGCACGTACCCTCGCCGGTCAGGATGATTTCCAGCACAAGGGGGACAACCGCTGGGGTGTGGTGGGGCGCAATACGCTATGCTGGCCTTATGGGATTTCTGCTGCGGGAAGGAGTGTGATCATCGCCGATTCGGGTAACAACCGCGTACTGCTTTGGGACAGGCGGTCATGAATTCCCCCGCGGACCGGGTCGCAACCCTGGGTGAGGAAGTCCGAGTGCGCGGACTGGTTCAGGGCGTTGGGTTCCGTCCTGCGGTTTGGCGCATTGCCCGCGACTGCGGGTTGTCGGGCGATGTGTGCAACGATGGGGAAGGGGTGCTGATCCGGATCTGGGGGCCGGCAACCGAGCGGGATCGATTTCTGACCCGCCTGCGCGACGAACACCCACCCCTCGCGCGCATTGACGAGGTGGTCCGCGGATATTTGCGCGAAGATCCTCCTGAGGGGCCTTTCGGGATCAGCACCAGCCGCTCTGGGCACGTACATACGGGAGCGGTGCCGGATGCCGCTACCTGTCCCGCCTGCCTGGGGGAGATATTCGACCCCTTCCATCGGCGTTATCGTTACCCTTTCACCAATTGCACGCACTGTGGTCCGCGTTTTTCGATCCTCGAAGACATCCCCTATGACCGTGCCCATACCTCCATGGGCGTCTTTCCGCTCTGCAGGGATTGCCGTGCGGAATACGAAAATCCGGAAGACCGGCGCTTCCACGCGCAACCGGTGGCCTGCCATGCCTGCGGCCCGAAGGCCCGGCTCGTCCGGCTCGATGGCCACGCGGTCAGTGCCGACCGGTATACCCAACTGGACGCGGTGGACGCGGCGACCAACCTCCTCAAGCGCGGGGAAATCGTGCTCATCAAAGGGCTTGGCGGTTTTCATCTCGCCTGCGATGCCACGAATGACCGTGCGGTGTCCACCTTGCGCCTGCGCAAACACCGTCCCCATAAACCCCTGGCGTTGATGGCCAGGGATCTGGAGGTCGTGCGCCGCTATGCGCACGTGAGCCGCGCAGAGGAGAAGTTGCTGCGGTCTCATCAGGCGCCCATCGTGCTGCTGAACCGTCTGGACAACGACTCCCTGGCGCCTGGCATTGCGCCGGGGATGCGGCGGCTCGGATTTATGCTGCCTTATACCCCCCTGCACCATCTCCTGATGCGCCGGATGGACCGCCCGATCGTCCTGACGAGCGGCAATCTCTCGGATGCTCCGCAGGTTATTGACGACGCGACTGCCGTCCGGGCGCTGCGGGGGGTGACCGACTGGATGCTGACCCATGACCGGGCGATCATCAACCGCGTCGATGATTCTGTGGTGCAGATGGCGGGAGACGACACCATGATCCTGCGCCGGGGGCGTGGCTATGCGCCGGAGTCGTTGCCGCTGCCCGAGGGTTTCAGGGCAGCGCCGGACCTGCTGGCGCTGGGTGGGGAGCTCAAGAACACTTTCTGCCTGATCAAGGACGGACAAGCCATCCTTTCCCAGCACATGGGCGATCTCGAACAGGCAGCGGTCTGGGACGACACTGTCCGGAATCTCGCCCTCTACGCCCGGCTCTTCCAGCATGTGCCCAAGGCCGTCGTGGTGGACCGTCACCCCGAATATCTGTCGCACAAGTGGGGGGTGGAGATGGCGGAGGAGGGCGATCTCCCCCTGATTTCCGTGCAACACCATCACGCCCATATTGCCGCGGTCCTGGTAGAACACGGCCTGCCGCTGGAGCATCCGCCGGTCATCGCCCTGGCTCTGGACGGTATGGGTCTGGGCGAGGGGGGCGCTTTGTGGGGTTGTGAGTGTTTGCAGGTGAGTTACCGCGAAATCCGTCACCTGGGCGGGTTGCGGCCTTCCGCCCTGCCGGGGGGTAGTCGCGCGATGCGTGAACCGTGGCGCAACGCCTTCGTGCAGCTTGCGGACGCCTTCGGCTGGTCCGTGGCGGGGCAACGATTCGCCGATCTGGCCATCATGCAGTACCTGTCCGAAAAGCCGGTGGCGCAGTTGTTGCACATGCTGGACAGGAACGTCGGCACGCCGCTCTGCAGTTCCGCCGGGCGGCTGTTTGACGCCGTCAGCGCGGTCTGTGGCCTGTGCACGGACCGGGTGAGTTATGAAGGGCAGGCGGCCATGCTGCTGGAGGCCTGTGTCGATCCGTCTATCATGGGGGATGCCTCAGAGCCGGGCTATCCTTTCGGCATCGTCGAAAGCGAAAAGAACTTCATTCAGATGGATCCGCGGACCCTGTGGCCGCCGCTGCTGGGCGATCTCCAGGGTGGGGTTCCGCTGGCGGCGATTGCTGCGCGCTTCCACAAAGGCTTCGCCGCCGGCCTGGCGCAATTGCTCAGCCGGGCACTGGGCGCCACACCCTGGACTTCCACCGTCGCCTTGTCCGGGGGTGTTTTTCAGAATCTGACCCTGCTGCGGGCAACCCGGGAGGCTCTGGAATCCCAGGGGCTGGAGGTTCTGGTTCCGCATCTGATCCCCGCCAATGACGGCGGCCTGGCTTTTGGGCAGGCGGTGGTGGCGGCCGCGCAAATCGTCGCTGGTCAACATCCTATTGCAGGAGGGCATGAGCCATGTGTCTAGGTATTCCGGGTCAGATCACGAGAATCATCAATGCGCGTGAACGACGGGCGGAGGTGGCAATCAACGGGGTACGGCGGGAGGTCAATATCGCCTGCATTGCCGATGTGGAGCACCCCGCGGAGTCCTGTGTCGGTGACTGGGTGCTGGTGCATGTGGGTTTTGCCATGAGCCGCATCAGCGCGGAGGAGGCAGCCCTGACGCTGGATGTGCTGACGCAACTGGGCGAAGCTCAACTGGAAATGGATCGTATGCGCGAGTCCGCGCCAACAGGTCCCATGGCGTAATCGCCAGGAGGTGCAATGATGGATCCTCTGCAGGATCTTTATCCTTTTCTGCACGGTCAGGCCAAAAATCCGCAGCGGGAAAAGACGGCGCTGCTGGAGTCCGTGCGGCAGAAATCTGCCGAAAGCCGGAATGTCAAGGCGCAGTTTTTTGCGGCGCACGCGGAGGCGCTGGTTTCCATGGCGGCGGCCCTGGCGGCGGTTTATCAGAGCGGCGGTATGCTCTATACCATGGGTAACGGCGGCTCCTCCTGTGATGCGGACCACTTGGCGGTGGAGTTCATGCACCCCGTTACCACGGGCCGTCCGGCTCTGGCGGCGCACAGTCTGGTGAGTGACCGGGCCATGCTGACCGCCGTCGGTAATGACGTGGGTTATCAGCATGTGTTTTTACGGCAACTGACGGCCTTGGCAAGACCGGGGGATGCGCTGTTCGGCTTTTCGACCAGTGGCAACTCCGCCAATCTCATGGCCGCCTACCGCAAGGCCCGGGAAACCGGCATGGTGACCTTCGGCCTTGCCGGCATGGAGGGGGGTGAGATGCAGGCAAGCGGCCTGGTGGACCACCTCTTGGTGGTGGCGACGGACAGCATTCACCGTATCCAGGAATGCCACGTCACGACCTTTCACATACTCTGGGACCTGGTGCATACCATCCTGGCAGACCGGCGCGGAGACTTGCGGGCGGAGGTAACCGAAGATGCGTTACGTGGATGAGTTCCGGGATCCCGAAAAGGCCCGCTATCTGGTCAAGGATATTCAAAGGCTGGCGGCGCTGATCCCGGCCACCGCGAACCGGCCGTTACAACTCATGGAGTTTTGCGGTGGCCACACCCATACCATTTTCAAATACGGTATCGAGCAGATGCTGCCGCCCTCGGTGGAATTGGTGCATGGGCCGGGTTGCCCGGTCTGCGTGCTGCCCATGGGCCGGGTGGATGATTGCGTGACCATTGCCGAGTGTCCGGAGGTGATATTCACCACGTTCGGTGACGCCATGCGGGTTCCCGGCTCGCGCAAGAGCCTGCTGCAGGCCAAGGCCACGGGCGCTGATGTGCGGATGGTCTATTCGCCGCTGGATGCGCTGGCCATCGCCAGAGATAACCCGGACCGGGAAGTGGTGTTTTTCGGTCTTGGTTTTGAAACGACCATGCCGGCGACGGCGCTGACCATTCTCGCCGCAGAACGCCAGCGGGTGGCCAATTTTTCCGTATTCTGCAATCACATCACGACGCTGCCCACCATCAAGGCCATTCTCGACTCCTCCGATATGGAGCTGGACGGTTTCCTGGGCCCCGGCCATGTCAGCATGGTGATCGGTACCCATCCCTATCACTTTATCGCCGGGCATTACCACAAACCCGTGGTGATCGCGGGGTTCGAGCCTCTGGATATCCTGCAGTCCCTGTGGATGCTGCTGAAACAACTGGTCGAGCGTCGCTGTGCGGTGGAAAACCAGTACGCGCGGGTGGTTCCCGAAGAGGGCAATATTCAAGCGCTGGAAGCCATCCAGCAAGTGTTCGAGATTCGCGAGTACTTCGAGTGGCGGGGGCTCGGCTCCATCGACCACTCCGGGGTCGGGATCCGCAATCGCTTTGCAGCCTTCGACGCCGAGCGCCGCTTTACCATACCCAATCTGTCCATTGCCGACCCCAAGGCGTGTCAGTGCGGAGAGGTGCTCAAAGGGGTCATAAAGCCTTGGGAATGCAAGGTCTTTGGTATGGCATGCACCCCGGAAACGCCGCTGGGCTCCTTGATGGTTTCTTCGGAAGGGGCATGTGCCGCCTACTTCAATTATGGAAAGATGCCGGGAGAGGTTCCCGCTACGGCAGAGGAGGTGTCCTGATGGCTGCAAATCCGCAACCGCGTGTCAAAAGACCCCATGGTGATGTGGTCAATCTTTCCCATGGCAGTGGTGGCAAGGCCATGCGGGATCTGATCGAAGGATTGATTCTGCCCGCCCTGGGCGCCTCCAGTGCCACGCCGCTGGAGGATCAGGCCCGCATCGATGTACCGGAAATCCTTGGGAACGGTGACCGGATCGCCTTTACTACGGATTCCTACGTCGTCGACCCCCTCAGCTTTCCGGGCGGCGACATCGGCACGCTGGCCATCAACGGTACCGTAAACGATCTGGCGGTGGGCGGCGCACGGCCCATCGTGCTGAGTTGCTCCCTGATCCTCGAAGAGGGCCTGCCCTTCACCATTCTGGAGAAGATGATGTGCAGCATGGCGCGGGCGGCACAGGCGGCGCGGGTCAGGATCGTCACGGGGGATACCAAAGTGGTGCCCCGGGGCAGCGCGGACAAGCTGTTCATCAACACCGCCGGCATCGGAATCATCCCGAAGGGCGTCCATCTGGAGATCGCCCGGATCCGACCGGGTGACCAACTGCTGTTGAATGGCTACCTGGGGGATCATGGCGCCGCCATTTTGAAGGCGCGCGGCGATCTGGCCCTGGACGCCGATGTGGAGAGCGATTGCCAGCCTCTGCACGGGATTATCGCCGCCCTGCTGGCGGCGGCGCCGGGCACCCGATGCATCCGCGACGTGACCCGCGGCGGGCTGGCCACGGTGCTCAACGAATTTGCCGGGGGGGCTGGCGTGGGTATGCGCATCGTGGAGGATAGCATTCCCGTCCGCCCCGTGGTCAGAGGCATCTGCGAAGTGCTCGGCCTGGATCCCCTCTATCTGGCCAACGAAGGCAAACTCCTTGCAGTGGTGCCAAAGGAAGAGGCTGGGGCTGCGCTGGATGCGCTACGTTCCTGCCCGGAAGGCACCTACGCCGGGGTGATCGGCGAGGTGCTCGCGGGGCCTCCCGGAAGGGTCGTGCTGAGCAGCCATTTCGGCGGAGAACGCATCGTCGACATGCTGGTGGGCGAACAGTTGCCGCGAATCTGTTAGACGGGGAACGGCGATGCACGAACTCGGGATCACCCGCAACATTGTCTCCATCTGCAGCGAGCAGGCCCGTGGTCGCAAGGTGACCCGGGTGCGGCTGGAAGTGGGGTTGTTATCGGGGGTGGTGCCGGACTCCATTCGCTTTTGCTTCGACGTGTGCAGTCAGGGCACGCCGCTGGAGGGCGCGGAACTGGAAGTGCTGGAGATTCCCGGTGAGGGCGAATGCCGGTCCTGTGGCAAACGTATCCCTCTCCGGCAGGTATTCGGGCATTGTCCGTGTGGTGCGGGCGACCTGATCTGTGTGGCCGGTAAGGAACTCAACATCAAGGATATGGAGGTGCAGTGATGTGTAAAACCTGTGGATGTTCCGATGGGGCACAAACGCGGATAACGCACCTGGGTATTGCGCGGGGTGATGCTCCGGATACCCTGGAATCATCGGGCGATGTGCCCGGACATGCCCATGAGCACCGGCATGGCGATGCAGCGGTGCATAACCATGGCCTGCATTCGCATGCCCACGGTGGTGCGAGCTCCCATCTCCATCCCCACCCCCATGTACCGGCGGACGGGAATGCCCACCTGGTGTCTTTGGAGGCGCGGATTCTGGACAAAAATGATCGCCTCGCGGAACGCAATCGCGGCTGGCTGGCGGGACGGGGCGTGTTTTCCCTGAATCTTATGAGTTCACCGGGAGCCGGGAAGACGACCCTGCTGGAAAAAACCCTGGCAGAACTGGCGGGCGAGTTCCCCCTGGCGGTAGTGGAGGGCGATCAGGAAACCACCCACGATGCGGAACGCATACGCCAGGCGGGTTGCAACGTGGTGCAGATCAATACCGGCCAGGGCTGTCATCTGGAGGCGGATATGGTGGCGCAGGGACTGCAGGAGATCGACCCGGCCGCCGGTTCCGTCGTCTTCATCGAGAACGTGGGAAACCTGGTATGCCCGGCCCTCTTTGATCTCGGTGAAGCGGCGCGGGTGGTCATCCTGGCGGTCACCGAGGGCGAAGACAAGCCGGCAAAGTACCCCCACATGTTTCACGGCGCGGACCTGATTCTGATCAACAAGATCGATCTGCTGCCCTACCTCTCCTTCGACCTGGAACGTTGCCTCGGTTACTTGCACGAAGTCGCGCATCATGCCGAGGTGCTGCAGATCTCCGCCGCCACGGGAGCGGGTCTGGAGCCGTGGTTTGCCTGGTTGCGCGAGCATCGAAACAAGGCGTTGTCGGAGGCCGGAAAAGTGTTGGCCGGTTCCTGAGCTTCCTCGTGCCCAGGAGGCGGTCATGCCCACGGACGCCCATCAGACGCTGCACAAGACATTTCAGCTCGTTGATTTGTCCAGTCTGTCCATCTCCAGCGTGGGTCCCATCTTCAGCGTGGCGGCGGCAGGGTCGGCCATGGTCCAGGCAGCAGGAGCAGAGGTGCCCCTGGCGATCGTACTGATTGCCATTCCCTTCATTCTGTGTTCCTGGATATTTCTGTCGCTGAATCAGTATTTTCCCAACGCCGGTGCCTCCTATCACTGGTCCCGGCGGATCATGGGCATCGATTACTCGAATTTTCAGGCATGGATCGTGATCATGGCCTATTTCTGGTCGATCCCGCCGATCCTGATCCCGGCGGCGCGGTTCACTCTAGAGGCGCTGGGAGTACCGCACCCCGGCGCCGGATTGCAGATCGTGGTGGCCACGTTCTGGGCACTGTTCGCGGCGGGTGTTTTGTTGTTCGGGGCGCGTATCACCGCCAGGGTCACCCAGATATTTCTACTCATCGAGATGGTATCCGTCGCCTTCATGGCCATCGTCGGCTATTCCCATTGGGGGCCGCCGGCGGTGGGGGCGGGGTCCTTCTCCCTCAGCCATATTCACTGGGCCGGCGTCATCGTCTGCATGGTGGTGGGCGCCACCATCGTGGACGGCTGGGAAATCGACTCCTACGCCTCGGAAGAATCCAGAAAACCGCGCATCACCCCGGGATGGGGAGGAATCATCGGGGCTGTGAGCGTGGTGCTCTACTACCTGCTGATCTGGCCCCTGCTTCTGCATCAGGTACCCCTCGACCAGTTGCAAAACACCAATGATACCCTGAGTCTCTGGGCGGCAACGGTATCCCCGCAATTACTCCCGTGGATGCGCATAGCGATTATCGCGTCGACCGCCGGTGGTCTCTGGCTCACCACCTTCATCCTGTCCCGCGCCCTTTTCGCCATGTCCCGGGATAGGGTGATGCCGGGGTGGCTGGGCCGACTGAATGGCGAACACGTGCCGTACTGGTCCGTCATCCTGCCCATCCTGCTGGCCATGGCGGTTGTCCTCATGCAGGTTTTCTTCCACAGTATGCGGGACCTCTTCAACCTGGTGCTGAGCGCGGCGGGGTTCTTTCTGGTGGCGGAGTTTTTATTGGATGGGGTCAACATGATGCGTTTTTTATTGCTTCAGCACCGCTCCGTCCGGCACCATTTCAGTGCGCATCATCACGCCGGTCTCCTGCTCGGATCGCTGGTCGTGATCATCAGCCTTTCCG
This sequence is a window from Acidithiobacillus ferridurans. Protein-coding genes within it:
- a CDS encoding hydrogenase maturation protease, which encodes MRVVLGCGNLYRRDDGVGITVIQRLRGALDPLPADIALHDAGTSGMDVIFKARDCRQLIIVDACRTGSDPGAVFRLPGSELELPHTPTLTLHDFRWEHALYAGKRMFGERFPERVTVFLVEGTDFGFGDGLTPPVERAIPAVLAQVKAALVELETVS
- a CDS encoding tetratricopeptide repeat protein, which gives rise to MSSTLAETEYQVALRTARDDNIPAGERAEMLMEIALGLQRHPRRPEDLEQVNDLYKEGLQVCPDGDALLRARLLAGQATALLATPGDTRVLEEAVACLRSALPVLQTLGNAEEVAETEMNEGLALQGLAVAGKVPFPDAVTKYHSALRVFTADKFPREYAIIHNNLATAYLSMTMGDEASKMREALAVQSYESALRAVTLDAHPTEYAMLQNNLGNALQYSSSAHPVENNLRALEAYREALRVRTPKERPEEYANTISNMANALRNLPDDPEHPELGKIRNLGEAVRLYETAEKIFMEMGEMDKSRLVRVALDETLALVREHGSVH
- a CDS encoding NifU family protein, which translates into the protein MPEDIESREADTLTEDIARLGSLEKIIQGWDETQQRTVLALRNGWEAIYRECLRRLIRTVQNAPQGATGLREAAADPYVYAVLRTLSLVRPSLQERIEAALDSVRPGLEGHGGNVELVELRPPDTVVLRLLGSCHGCPSSSLTLSEGVEKAIREACPEICHIETVGRQHAATAPIGEGTEQRISPFAIGGRHPWLPALRLEDLPRNSLLAREVLSDALLFWRDPEGDVHCYRNACAHLGMPLDEGEIDPVGVLTCPHHGFQFALESGECLTIPEIQLEPWAVRMVDGEIQVRRNHD
- a CDS encoding NHL repeat-containing protein, with product MTEYTLPLSAAIRNRPTAISSEQLLVGAGARVILGEQVQPRGVVVPVVPSARTLFGPRGASLMADGSLWVADTGHHRLLGWPTLPAADGQPATWLIGQPDFERDGGRNAHGPVGAASLNVPTGICPVGNGMAVADVWNHRVLIWNEVPHESHAPADLVLGQSDFVSAEINRGAPQPSASSLYWPYGVFWDGARLYIADSGNRRVLWWEGIPTEKGQPADGVLGQADFHCRDENGGHEADAMSMRWPHAVTHFGDWLAMGDAGNNRVLLWRGAPQRNGQVADMVLGQPDFAQNAHNRGNYFPNAACFNMPYGVTATGNWLIVADTANSRLLGWQADDLVTGAPARTLAGQDDFQHKGDNRWGVVGRNTLCWPYGISAAGRSVIIADSGNNRVLLWDRRS
- the hypF gene encoding carbamoyltransferase HypF; its protein translation is MNSPADRVATLGEEVRVRGLVQGVGFRPAVWRIARDCGLSGDVCNDGEGVLIRIWGPATERDRFLTRLRDEHPPLARIDEVVRGYLREDPPEGPFGISTSRSGHVHTGAVPDAATCPACLGEIFDPFHRRYRYPFTNCTHCGPRFSILEDIPYDRAHTSMGVFPLCRDCRAEYENPEDRRFHAQPVACHACGPKARLVRLDGHAVSADRYTQLDAVDAATNLLKRGEIVLIKGLGGFHLACDATNDRAVSTLRLRKHRPHKPLALMARDLEVVRRYAHVSRAEEKLLRSHQAPIVLLNRLDNDSLAPGIAPGMRRLGFMLPYTPLHHLLMRRMDRPIVLTSGNLSDAPQVIDDATAVRALRGVTDWMLTHDRAIINRVDDSVVQMAGDDTMILRRGRGYAPESLPLPEGFRAAPDLLALGGELKNTFCLIKDGQAILSQHMGDLEQAAVWDDTVRNLALYARLFQHVPKAVVVDRHPEYLSHKWGVEMAEEGDLPLISVQHHHAHIAAVLVEHGLPLEHPPVIALALDGMGLGEGGALWGCECLQVSYREIRHLGGLRPSALPGGSRAMREPWRNAFVQLADAFGWSVAGQRFADLAIMQYLSEKPVAQLLHMLDRNVGTPLCSSAGRLFDAVSAVCGLCTDRVSYEGQAAMLLEACVDPSIMGDASEPGYPFGIVESEKNFIQMDPRTLWPPLLGDLQGGVPLAAIAARFHKGFAAGLAQLLSRALGATPWTSTVALSGGVFQNLTLLRATREALESQGLEVLVPHLIPANDGGLAFGQAVVAAAQIVAGQHPIAGGHEPCV
- a CDS encoding HypC/HybG/HupF family hydrogenase formation chaperone encodes the protein MCLGIPGQITRIINARERRAEVAINGVRREVNIACIADVEHPAESCVGDWVLVHVGFAMSRISAEEAALTLDVLTQLGEAQLEMDRMRESAPTGPMA
- a CDS encoding D-sedoheptulose-7-phosphate isomerase, translating into MMDPLQDLYPFLHGQAKNPQREKTALLESVRQKSAESRNVKAQFFAAHAEALVSMAAALAAVYQSGGMLYTMGNGGSSCDADHLAVEFMHPVTTGRPALAAHSLVSDRAMLTAVGNDVGYQHVFLRQLTALARPGDALFGFSTSGNSANLMAAYRKARETGMVTFGLAGMEGGEMQASGLVDHLLVVATDSIHRIQECHVTTFHILWDLVHTILADRRGDLRAEVTEDALRG
- the hypD gene encoding hydrogenase formation protein HypD, which codes for MRYVDEFRDPEKARYLVKDIQRLAALIPATANRPLQLMEFCGGHTHTIFKYGIEQMLPPSVELVHGPGCPVCVLPMGRVDDCVTIAECPEVIFTTFGDAMRVPGSRKSLLQAKATGADVRMVYSPLDALAIARDNPDREVVFFGLGFETTMPATALTILAAERQRVANFSVFCNHITTLPTIKAILDSSDMELDGFLGPGHVSMVIGTHPYHFIAGHYHKPVVIAGFEPLDILQSLWMLLKQLVERRCAVENQYARVVPEEGNIQALEAIQQVFEIREYFEWRGLGSIDHSGVGIRNRFAAFDAERRFTIPNLSIADPKACQCGEVLKGVIKPWECKVFGMACTPETPLGSLMVSSEGACAAYFNYGKMPGEVPATAEEVS